In Rhodamnia argentea isolate NSW1041297 chromosome 5, ASM2092103v1, whole genome shotgun sequence, the DNA window gacagAACAGTTTACTATTGCTACCATGATGAGGGGGCTCTTGATCCATGCAAGGGGCTCAATCTGTCAACAACATTCAATCATCTAAATGTCTTGCTTGATGTAAGCCCCAACCGAGGTCGGCATCTAGAGGATCTTTTTCAATCTCAATCTTTTCTTAACCCATCCCTATGATTATATGagtataaataaaatataattcgAAAATATTCAACATAATTTGGAATCTGTGACCTAGTCAATGTATGAATTGGCTAGAAATGATGTTTCTACCTGATCTTAGCAGCGAAGTGTGGGGCATCGATGAAGCTTACGAAGACTACAagtttttttatgtttaaaaaGGCAGTAGTTATCATGGTCAATACCGAGCAAACAATCCATCTATAATGGCCCGTCGAACCAAAATTACGACTCTTCCTCACCCAAACTAAATACGTCATTTGCCTCGGTCTTTAGTGGACTTAGTTTGATGCGTGAAAGATAATTTAAGATATGGACTTAACATTTTCGAAGAAAAAAGGACAATTGTTAAAAATAGTTCGATATAGGATGACGGCCCTTTATCTCTTTGTTTCCATGTCAAATTGGACCTTTGATGGAAAATGACGTGATACATCTCTTTGAGTCGAGAACACATACTAGATGATACATCTCTTCTGCATGGAATTGTAGATTGAGCTCCtctattgttattatttttttcttccttttaactattctcaaaattttcctcaatttaagAATGAAGGGATATTGCCACTGGCCAATATTAGTATCTCAAAATGGCATCACATGCAGGAGCATTGCCATTTGACTGTTTGTCAACATAAGGTAGATGGCATCATTTATTGCTGCTACGAAATAAGGTAGTGTCATTGcctttaatataatttaaagaGTTGCCTACATTTCGAAAGCCTATTTGGATTGCCTTTTAATTGTTGCTTAATACCAATTATGTTGCCAGAGCACTtcgattttcataaatttgatttttcagaattcCACGACACTCAAATGTTGACTTGTAAATTCACGCAAATATCAATAACTTTGTGAagttaaataatatttcatattttaacgGGAAAAATTATcgagtggaaaaaaaaaagaaagaataaacatTTTTTGCCCGGTTAAGAGTAGTTGCTAAGATATGAGATTTAATAACATAATAagcagagaaaaaataaaagtgaaggaGATTTACCAACAACGAACTAAAGAGCAattccaacccaaaaaaaaaaaaaaactaaagagcaAAAATTTCCTTATCAATTTGAACTTCTAACAGATAGGGACgtcaaagtaaaaaattatccaaaagaaGTCAACTTTCTTGGTCTCTACTCTTTATATATGCTCGCAACAAATCTCGGAAAGTTCGTTCCCCAACAATCTCTTCGTATAACCTTCTCGCAGTCCTCTTCCTCGTTTCGAATATTGGGAGTCCTCCGATGAACTGATTTTGTTTGCCATGGAAtcttcaaaagaagaagagtcaCTTCCTGATcacgaggaagaaggagaagaggaagcgCTTATCGTTGAATTGGGAGAGCTCGACATACATGGAAAAGAAGGCGGTTCCAAACTGGAATCGAATCGCATCGAGAGCCAACCGAGCCTCGACGATGTCGAAGAGATCTTGCAGTACAAGTTCAATGACAAAAGATTGCTCGAAGAAGCTCTCACTCATCACACGTTCACGGGCAAGACTTTTTGCTACGAGAGATTGGAGTACATCGGGGACTCAGTGCTCAATTTGTTGTTCGCCAAGGAATTATACTTCATGTATCCAGAGATGGAACCCGGATCACTGACCCGGCTCCGGGCAGCCAATGTGGACACCGAAAAGCTCGCACGCGCGGCAATAAAGCTTGGGTTGCATCAGTATATGCACCATAGGAAGCCTTTTTTTCAGGATCAAGtaagtttcataattttttgaaatttttaagcttGACCGAATCTTAATTGATTTCTTCCTATCATGCGTGCCACTGTATCTGTTTGTTTGAtatatttgaataaaaaatcatatttcgGTTAACTCAATTCCATGGATGTGTCCTAGATTCAAGAATTCAAACGACAGATTCTAGATTTCCCATTGCATTCATGTGGTCTAGTTGACGCGCCAAAGTCTTTAGCCGATATCGTCGAATCAACCATCGGTGCCGTCTTCGTTGATAGCAATTGGTCAATGGACACGGTGTGGAAGGTAATAATACATATTGCAATCACTCATATTAATTTCATGCTATCTTTATCAAGCTTTGTCGAAAACATTTGGCTCTTCGTCTCTAATATCTCGAGTTAcgacaaataattttgaaatgatatTATTTGGCCCAGCAGAGTCCCATGTTTTTCTACTAACGGGCCTAGACTGTTGAGCTTGGGCCTGGGTAGGACCACATGAAGTCGGGCTAGAATGGGTCTGGTTAGGCCACCCACTTAGGCCAACCCAACGTTTGGCTCATCCATGagaaaaaagttc includes these proteins:
- the LOC115730710 gene encoding ribonuclease 3-like protein 3 → MESSKEEESLPDHEEEGEEEALIVELGELDIHGKEGGSKLESNRIESQPSLDDVEEILQYKFNDKRLLEEALTHHTFTGKTFCYERLEYIGDSVLNLLFAKELYFMYPEMEPGSLTRLRAANVDTEKLARAAIKLGLHQYMHHRKPFFQDQIQEFKRQILDFPLHSCGLVDAPKSLADIVESTIGAVFVDSNWSMDTVWKVSKSMLEPIISPTTLKLHPVTELYELCQKKSLMLSFKDLWSESSSFFVFIDGQLVGRGTYKPKKDIALNRAAKDALENISRLLCDK